The Mauremys reevesii isolate NIE-2019 linkage group 1, ASM1616193v1, whole genome shotgun sequence genome has a segment encoding these proteins:
- the LOC120395316 gene encoding putative olfactory receptor 52P1: MASINLTPSDPSTFILMGIPGLEAAHVWISIPFSMFYVIGLLGNVTVLYVVGKEQALHKPMYLLICMLALTDISTSTSVVPKALCIFWFNLKDITVGGCLTQMFFLHAASVMHSAVLVTMAFDRYVAICNPLRYDTILTNARIAKLGLVGLIRAVLFILPMPLLLSRQTFCANRIIPHTHCDHMAVAKMSCGDITANRTYGLVIALVVIGFDLMLIALSYGLIIRAVLRISSKKAHQKALNTCTAHICVILTSYTPSLFSFVTHRFGQDITPHIHIILANLYFLIPPLLNPIIYGVKTKELRDRVGKYT; the protein is encoded by the coding sequence ATGGCATCTATCAACCTCACCCCCTCTGACCCTTcaacattcatcttaatgggcatccctggcctggaagctgcccacgtctggatttccatccctttctctatgTTCTACGTTATCGGCCTGTTGGGAAATGTCACTGTTCTCTATGTTGTAGGCAAAGAGCAGGccctgcacaagccgatgtacctgcTGATCTGCATGCTGGCGCTTACAGACATCAGCACGTCTACCTCCGTCGTGCCGAaggcactgtgtatattttggttcaatttgaaagACATTACTGTGggtggctgcctcacccagatgttcttccttcatGCAGCTTCTGTTATGCACTCAGCCGTCCTTGTGACAATGGCCTTTGATCGTTAtgttgccatatgtaaccctctgagatatGACACCATCCTCACCAACGCACGAATAGCTAAGCTTGGGCTTGTAGGTTTGATAAGAGCTGTTCTATTTATTCTGCCCATGCCCCTGCTCCTGAGCAGGCAGACATTCTGTGCCAACCGCATTATTCCCCACACGCACTGTGACCACATGGCTGTGGCAAAGATGTCATGTGGGGACATCACAGCCAACAGGACGTATGGCTTGGTAATAGCACTTGTAGTCATCGGGTTTGACCTGATGCTCATTGCCTTGTCCTACGGTCTAATCATCAGGGCCgtcctcagaatctcctccaaGAAAGCCCACCAGAAAGCCCTCAACACCTGCACTGCCCACATCTGTGTGATACTGACATCTTATACTCCCTCCCTTTTCTCCTTTGTGACACATAGATTTGGTCAGGACATTACTCCGCACATTCACATCATCTTGGCCAACCTCTATTTCCTCATCCCTCCCCTGCTCAACCCTATCATTTATGGGGTCAAAACCAAAGAGCTTCGTGACAGAGTGGGCAAATACACCTGA